GGACTGAGGAAACATGGACCGCAAGGTTGCGTGCGCCTCAGTCCTACTCGACCCAGCTAATTTTTTTGCCATGTCCGGCCCCCCATTTTCTGCAAACCGCAAAATGCCCAAGCCAAAATCGTACTTGGATGGTTAGCAGCTCCTTTACAATTTTATGCAACTCAAGGAAACGGAAACGGTGCCAAACCAGAGTATGGTTTATTTTTTTGATCTCCTTCCATAAATCGCTACCCAAACGCCCATTATGAGGCTATAGTCAGCCCCAATATGACTGGAAACGAAATGCCATCGCCGCCCGCGCTGATTGTTCCTCCGCCATTTCCCAAAGACCCCGCCGTTGTGCTCGACGCGCTACCCGCCCAGGTCAGCCAGATTCGCGCCGAAGTCGCCAAAGTGGTGGTCGGTCAGGAAGAAACCATTAATGCCGCCTTGTACGCCTTGTTTTCCCGTGGCCACTGCTTGTTGGTCGGCGTGCCGGGACTGGCCAAAACGCTGCTCATCCAGGCACTCTCCCGCACTCTGGACTTGAAGTTCAGCCGCATCCAGTTCACGCCCGACCTGATGCCCTCCGACATTACCGGCACGGAAATTCTGGAGGAAGATCATGGCACCCACCACCGCGAGTTCGTGTTCAAGCGTGGGCCGGTGTTCACCCAGGTATTGCTGGCGGATGAGATCAACCGCACGCCCCCCAAAACCCAGGCCGCGCTGCTGGAAGCCATGCAGGAAAAAACGGTGACCGTGGCCGGGAAGATGTACCGGCTGGAAGAGCCGTTTACCGTGCTCGCCACCCAGAATCCGATTGAGCAGGAGGGCACGTACCCGCTGCCGGAAGCGCAGTTGGACCGCTTTTTTTTCGAGGTGCTGGTCAATTACCCGTCGTTTGACAACGAGATCAAACTCGTGGCGCAGCATTCCTTTACCCCACTGGACAAGATCAAGCCCATGATGACCTGCGAGCAAGTCCTGGCCTATCGCAACGCCATCGCGGAAATTCCCGCCGCCCCCAACGTGGTGCAATACGCCGTGCGCCTGGTGCGCGCCACCCGCCCCGAAGATCCGGAATCGCCAGACTATATCAAACGGTGGGTGCGTTGGGGGGCCAGCCCCCGCGCCAGCCAATACCTGATCCTGGCTGGACGCGCCCGCGCCGCCTGCATGAAACGCTTTAACGTCTCCTGCGAGGATGTCGCGGCGCTGGCGCACTTGGTGCTCCGGCACCGGATGATTCGCAGTTTCCAGGCGGATGCCGAGGGCAAAAAGACCGATGACATTATTGACCAGTTGCTCAAGGATGTGCCGCGGTAAACCCGCCTTATGCCTGCCAACCTCGTCAAGCCCTTGATGGAAAGCTTCGACCCGAAGGCGCTCGCGGCGTTGGAAGGGTTGGACTTCAAGGCGCGGTATGTGGTCGAGGGTTTTTTAAGCGGCCTGCATGACAGCCCGTTTCACGGTTTCAGCGTCGAGTTTAGCGATTACCGGGATTACCAGCCGGGGGATGATTTGCGGCATCTGGATTGGCGGCTGTTCGCCCGCAACGACCGTCTATGCATCAAGCGCTACATGCAGGAGACCAACGTGCGGTTTTACCTGCTGTGCGATAGCAGCGCTTCGATGACCTATCGTGGCGCCGGGGCGTGGGGCAGCAAGCTGGACTGCGCGCGCACCCTCGCGGCGGCCATGACGTGGTTCATGCTGCGCCAGAATGACGCCGCCGGCATGATCAGCCTGAGCGGAAACCGCGAGGTGCCCGAATTTGTGCGGCCCTCGCAACGCCCCAGCCAGTTGGGGTTGATCCTGCAACAATTGGATGCCCTGCAGGCCAGCGGTGGCCATTGCCTGGGCCGTTTGCTTGAACACGCCATCCGGCTGGTTCATCGCCGCAGTGTCATCCTGTTGTTTTCCGATTTGCTCGAACCTTCCGAGGAGGTGGCCCAGGGCCTCAAACACTTGCGCTTTCACGGCAACGAAATCATCGTGTTCCAAGTGCTGGATCGTGATGAGTTGGAATTCCCGTTCACCGAACCCAAGTTGTTCGAGGACCTGGAATCCGGGGTGCGCCGCGCGGTATCGCCCGCCAAAGCGCGCGATAAATACCTGGAACGGTTTGGCGCGTTCATGGAGGCCCACCGGCAGTTGTTCCGCAGCCAGGAAATTTCGCACTGCGTGGTGCGGGCGGATGAGAACCCCTGGCGCGCGCTGGCGTTGTTCCTTTCGGAGCGCAAACGGCTGCTATGAACTTCACGTTCCTCAATCCCTGGTTCTGGCTGGGCGCGGTGGCGCTCGCCGCTCCGATCTGGCTGCACCTGCGTCGCCGTCAGGAGAAGAACGTGCATCGCTTTGCCGCCTTGCGATTTTTGGACGACCAACCCGAGCCGCGCCAGAGCCCGTTGCGGTTGCGGAATATAATTCTGTTCCTGCTGCGCGCGCTGGCGCTCCTGGCCATCGTAGCGGGATTCGCCTGGCCGTACCTGCCCGAAAATAACCAGGTGATCATCCAGGAGAGCCGCGTGTATGTTCTGGACAACACCCTGAGCTACCAGGCCGGAGACGGCTTCGCAAAAGGGAAGGAACGCATTCTCAAGGAGCTGGCCGCTGCTGGCAGCGAGGTGCAAGTGGCGGTGGTGGAATTAACCTCCCAGCCGCGGGTGCTGGTGGCCTTTGGCGATGATCGCGCGTCGGCGCGCAGCGCGGTGCTAGCCATTGTGCCCTCGCATCAACGCGGAACCTACCTGGCAGCGTTTCGTCAGGCGGGCGCGCTGCTGGGCAATTCGCTGGGGCATCGCAAGCGGATTATTTTTCTGGGCGACCATCAGGATAATCAATGGAGCGAGAGCGTAAATACCCCGCCCTTTCTCAACCAGGTGGAAATCGAGATGGACAAGCCTGCCTTGGAAACCCGACCGAACCTGTCCTTGGGTGAACCGAAGTTGCAACGGGTGTTTTTGGGCGAGAAATCGCTGGTGAATTTCAGCGTGCGGCTTGGCCACGTCGGCGAAGCAAAGACCGCCAACGTGGTGATTCGTACCAATGGCCAGGTATTGGGCCGACAACCCGTGAGCTTGGAAAATCAGCCGGAGAACGTCCTGTTGCAGGCGCAGTGGGAATCCGGCGTCCACGATTGGTTGCGCGGCGAGGTGTCCGTCGAAGGCGAACCCGACGCCTTGGCCGGAGATAACCAGGTGTTTTTTGCCCTGCCACCCCTTCGCGAGGGGCAGGTCGCCGTGCTGGCGCAATCCCGCTACCTGCGCCTGGCGCTGTCGCCGGAAGTCATGCGGGGCCAATGGGCGGCGCGCATTTTGGAACCTGCCAAACTCGCGGAGGAACTCGCCGCCAACCGCGATGCCGAGGTGTTGTGCATCGAAAGCGGATACCTGCCCAACGCCGAGGCCCGGAAACTGATGTGGCGTTACTTGACCAATCGCCGCGGAGTGGTGCTGATTCTCAACCGCCTATCCCCCACCATTGTGGCCGCTCTGCGCGAGCTGGGATTTGAAACCGAAAGCGCCGCCGTGGACGCCAAACGGGGCGAAAGCTTCCAATTCGTCGCACCCAATCACCCGATATTTCACCCGTTTTTTGCCCCAGATTTCGGCAATCTGCTCGAAGTGCGCTTTACTAAATATTACCGGCTCAAAACCAGCGAAGCGGTGCCGCTGGCCTACTCGGACAAAGGCAGCGCGTTATTCTTCCAGGGCACCCGCACGCCCGGACGGCTGTATGTGACCGCCTTTGGGCTCGACCGCGAGCATACCTCGTGGCCGGCGCATCCCACTTTTATTCCCTTCCTCGACCTGTTGCTGCAATCCGCGCGGGCGGAGGATGGAACGCCATCGGAATTGGAGCCCGGCGGCGCGGTGCTGGTGCGGGTGCCACCTCACTCACAGGCGCGCCACGCGGTGCTGCATGACGGCGGGAAAGAACTGTCGCGCGTGCCAGTAGTGGATGGCGCAGTCCAGTTGCGGATGCCGGATCAGCCGGGCAATGTGTCGCTAAGCTGGGATAATCCGGGAGAGATCGAGCGGATTTTCAGCGTGAACCCCTCGCCAAAAGAATCGCAATTGACCTACGTCAACGAGCCCGAAGCGCTGGCGACGTGGCAGTTGAGCCAAGGGCTGGACAAAAACAAATCAAATCTTGCGGAACCGAAAATCGCAGCCTCTTCTGCCGCGATTCTGCAACAGCAACTTTGGTGGTGGTTGCTGGTGGCGGGCGCAGGGTTCCTGGCATTGGAAACCTTTCTGGCCCTGTTTAAACGCAATCCGGTGGGAGCCGTCAAATGAGCGTAAACCTGGGCATCTTGAATTTTCGTTTGAAGCAGGCATCAGCCCAGTGGCGGAAACTGCGTTTCCTCCAACAAGCCGCCTGGTTGGGGGCCGCACTTTGCCTGCTGAGCTTGTTTTGCGGCCTGGCCATGCAGCAGCACTGGATTGGCACCCGTGAGGGGGCGTTGGATTGCTTCATCATGATCGGCATGTTGGGCTTTATCGCGTTGCTCGTGGTGTTTGTGCGGTCGTTTAGTTCCAGTCCTGAGCGCAAGGACGTGACCGCCGCGTTGGAACAAGCGAACCCGGAATTGCAGGATCGGGCCAACACCCTGGTCTTTCTGCAAAAACAACCCGGTCTGGTCCGTCAATCGTTCGTGGTGCGCATTGCCACGCAAACGCAATTCATCCTGGCCAAGGTGCGTTCGCCCAAGGTGTTTTCCGCCGATCCGGCGATGCAAGGGTTGGCAGTTTTCCTGATGACGTTGCTGGCCACGGTGAGTTTTTACCAGGTGTTTTCCCCCTACCAACGCCTGCCCAACCGGGTAGCCGTCAAACCGGTGAACGTCCCCGCGCAAACTTCCGCGCCGCAAAACCTGGAAACCATGCCGCCGGAAACCGTCGCGGAGGTCGAGGAGACCAAAGCATGGGGCGAGGTGCGCATCACCGATCCCGGCAAGGACATCAAAACCACGCCGTTTGACATGATTCCCATGGAAATCGAAGCCGCCGCCAACGACACAATCCAGTCGGTGGCCTGGTTCTCCGCTGTCAATGGCGGCACGGAAATTCGCAACGAATTGCCACCACCAGCGGAAGCGCGGTTCGCCACCTATCAGCAAACCTTGAATATTCTGGGGATGAATTTGAGCGACTGGGATGTGATCGCCTACTATGCCCGGGCCACCACCCTCAAAAGCAACCAGTATGTCTCGCAAATCTATTTCGCGGAGGTGCGTCCGTGGGATGAGGATTTATTCCGCCTGAAAGCGCAGGGAAGTCCCAAAGCCCTTCAAAGCCTGAATGAACTCACGGCGATGATCGAACAGCAGGAACAGGTTATCCGCGAGACGCACCGCCAGATTCAGGGCATGGACAACGAAGTCGCTCGGCGGGCGCAGGACCGACGGAAACTCTCCACCACGGAGTATGAATTAAGCGAGACGGGCCGGCATCTGCACGCGGAAATGGCGGCGGACCTGGAGGGCACTCCCGCCGAGGATGCCGTCCGCAGTATGGCCAGCGCGGTCGAATCGCTCGCGCAGTCGGGAAAATTACTGGAGGAAAACACCCTTCCCGAGGCACAGGGACGCGAACTGAAGGCGCTGGCGGAATTGAATGCGGCGCGGAAGATGTTCCACAAAACCATGTGCAACCAGGCTGGCGATGGCGATGGGGATGGCAATTCACCACCGCCCAAGCCACCCGAAGAGAACCAACCGGAGGAGAATGCGAAGAAGCTGGAAGCCATGGCGGAATTCCGCAACGAAGAGAAGGCGGCGCAAGAGTTTGTGGAAAAAACCGCCGCGCAACAACAGTCGCTCTATCGCCGGGTCGCCACCTCGCCGACGACGGTCCAGCCCAAACTTGCGCAGGAGGAGCGGGATTTGCAGAAGTCGCTCCAGGAATTCCAGGAACAACATCCCCGCGCGCTGCGCAACAGCGAGCCGGCCCAGGCGGCCATGAAAAAAGCGGCGGACTCGCTGGAGAAAAAGAACAACGATGCTCGGCCGTCCACCTATGCCGCCGCGCAGCAATTGGAAAAGCTGGCGCAATCCATGAAAAAGGATTCGGCGCAGCAACAACTGACGGACGCCTATAAATTGAAGGAGCTGCTGGATAAACAGATTCAGTCGTTGAGCCAGTGCGAGCAAGGCGGCGGCAATCTGTCCGAGTCGCAAGCCCGGTCTGCCGCCACTGCCGCCCAGCAAACCCTTGAACAACTCCGGCAGGCGGCGGAGAATTCGCCCACCCGTGAACAGTTCGGCCAGCCGTTGCGCGACGCGCTGAACCCGGAAAACAAGGCCGCCCTGAACAACAAGCTGGGGCAGTTCGCCATCGCCCAGCCGGGCAAAGATCAGCAGCAAAAGGCGGGGACGGCCAAGAACGGAATGCAAGCCGTCAGCCAGGCCTTTGAGCAAAGCGCGCCGCAAGGACGGCAGGCCAACCGGAAGAAAGATGCGCTCGGCAAAGAACCTGGCGACAATCTGGAAGCAGGTCTCGCCGGATTGGAAAACCTGCAACGCCGATTGGAGGCGCAACCGAACACTCCCAAGGCCGACCTGCAGAAGCAGGGGAAGCAGATCGTGATGCGTTTAAAAGAGGCCCAGCGCGAAACGCACGCCAGCAGCTCTTTGGCCGATGTCATCGTGCAGTTGGAAAACCTATTTAAGGGTGAACTGCCAATGGATGCTGAAGTCTTGCAACGGCTGCGGAATGACTTGCAACGCGTGGCGGCGGAAAATCGGGGCCGCGAACCCAAGTCAGAGAAGACCGTCGAGGCCGGGCACATTGACGCCAGCCGATTGCCACCGGCCTACCGTGGCCGCATTGAGAAATATTTCGAGAAACTTTCTGAAAAACCATGATGGATTCAGGGCCGATGACCGGAATTGAATGGGCGTGTCCGCAAGCGTGGCAAACGGGGGTGCCGCTGGGCTTGTTGTTGCTGCTGCTTTCCGGTTGGTCGCACTGGCGACAGGGGGTGAAACCCTGGCGCATGGCCATGCTGTTGAGCCTGCGCGGCCTGGCGCTGGCCACCCTGGTGCTCTTGCTGGCGCGCCCCACGCTCGTAACCCGGGAAAAGCCCGTGACCGCCAACCGCAATGTTATGCTGCTGATGGACCGAAGCGAGAGCATGGGCCTGGAGGAAGGGGATTCGACCCGTTACCGGCAAGCCACCGCGTTTTTGCGCGAACGCTTGTTACCAGCGTTGCGCGAGGCCAATTTGCCGGTCCAGGCGTTTTTATTTGCGGAGGATGCGCAACTCGCCGATGGCCGGCAATTGGCGGCCGCCAAACCCACTGGACGGCGCACCAATCTGGGTGGAGCCATTGCCCACGCGCTGGCCAGCCAAGCGCAACCACCTTTGGCGGTCATCGCGCTGACCGACGGGTTGGCCAACGAAAGCGCCGATAATGCCCGGGCGCTGAGTGCGCTGATGGAGGCGCACGCGCCGTTTATTGGCGTCGGTTTCGGCAGTGATCAGGGTGCCACCACCTTGCAGTTGCGGCACGTGGACGCGCCACCGACCGTCGCGGTCAAGACCGCCTTCACCCTGTCCGCGCAACTCGAAGGCGTCAATCTCGGGGAAACGCCCGCGTTCGACCTGCTGCTGTTGCGGGATGGCCAACTGCTCCAAAAGCGAAGTATCCAGGCGGGCAAAGGCAGCCGCATCTGGATGGAGCAGTTCCGCGTCTCGGAGGACGAGGCCGGCCTGCATCATTATACCGTGCAGATGATGCCCCCCGGCACGCCCGGCCTGAAATGCCCGGCGGCCACCCAGAGCGCCATTGTCCAAGTGCGCGAGGAAAAAGAAGTGCGCGTGCTTTACATCCAGGGCGCACTGACGTGGGATTACAAATACATCAACTTGGCGTTGCGCAATGATCCGGCCATCAAGTTGACCGGCCTCACCCGCACCTCCAAACAATCGGTCTTTCGCCAGAATGTGGAATCCGCCTCCGAGTTGATCCACGGTTTTCCCACCACCATCGAGGAACTCTCGCCATTTCGAGTCATCGTATTGTCCTCGCTGCGCGCCTCGGACCTTACCCCAGCCCAACAGGACATTCTGGTGCGATTCTGTGGCGAATTGGGCGGCGGTCTGTTGATGATCGGTGGCGCCGGCACCTTCGATGGCTCCTGGCAAAATTCGCGCCTGGAGCGGGTGATGCCGGTGGTGTTCGCCCGCCATGCCGACGCGCCCATCACGATCGAACGCGCCTTTCGCCTGGACCTTACGGAGGAGGCGTTGCAACACCCCGTGTTCCAAATCTCCGATGGCGGCAAAAACCGGGAAATCTGGTCCCAACTGCCCGCGTTTAATGAATACGCCCGCGTGGATGCCGCCAAGCCGGGCGCGCGCGTTTGGGCGTTGCACCAGTCAGATCAAGGCCCCAACGGACGCCGTATTCTCATGGCTGCCCAACGCTACGGGGCGGGCAGTTCGGCGGTGCTTTGCCTGCAAAATTTCTGGCGCTGGCGGTTGGCCCGGGATGCCGAACCGGCTAACTATGACCGGTTTTGGCGTCAGTTTTTCCGATTCCTGAGCGACGCCGGACGCCAGGAGGTGACCGTCTATCTGGCGGATCAGGAGTTGCGTCCCCAGATGGACGTGCAGGTGGTGCTGGAAAGACAGCCCAACCCGAAAATCCTCACCGAACCCAAAACCAAATACCTGGTGCGGGTCGAAGACGGACAAAAGAAATTGTTGCGCGAGGAAACCGTGGAACTGGAAACCGGCCGCCCGCATGAACTGAAATTCCGCGCGGAAAAACCGGGCGCATATTCCGTCGCCGTGCTGGATTCACAAAAAAATCCGCTCTGTTCGCGCACGGTGGAAATCCGCGATGTCAACGTGGAGTTGCAGAATACCGCGCGCAATATGGAAACGCTGCGGCAATGGGCATCGGTGAGCGGGGGACTGGCCGTCAAGGTGGAGGACTGCTCCAAAGCGGGTGATCTCGCACGGGATATCCGGGATAAAATCGAATCCACCCATCGCATTCACGAAACGCGCCGTCCGGTGGGCATCAACGCCTGGATGTTGACCCTGGTATTATTCGGGCTGGGCGGCGAATGGTTGCTCCGCAAACAATGGGGGATGATATGAACCAAAATCCGAAATCCGAAATCCGAAATCTGAACTATTGGGTCTGTCTCCTGTTGCTATGGGGTAGTATCGCATCCTCGTGGGCGGCGGTGCCCCCCGAAGTGGTGGACCCGCAGGCGACCTTTTTCATGGGCCGCATCAAGTATGGCAAAAACGAGGGAAACGATTGCGCCAACGTGGGCCGGGAATTGATGCAGTTGATTTCCCAAA
The genomic region above belongs to Verrucomicrobiota bacterium and contains:
- a CDS encoding MoxR family ATPase, whose translation is MTGNEMPSPPALIVPPPFPKDPAVVLDALPAQVSQIRAEVAKVVVGQEETINAALYALFSRGHCLLVGVPGLAKTLLIQALSRTLDLKFSRIQFTPDLMPSDITGTEILEEDHGTHHREFVFKRGPVFTQVLLADEINRTPPKTQAALLEAMQEKTVTVAGKMYRLEEPFTVLATQNPIEQEGTYPLPEAQLDRFFFEVLVNYPSFDNEIKLVAQHSFTPLDKIKPMMTCEQVLAYRNAIAEIPAAPNVVQYAVRLVRATRPEDPESPDYIKRWVRWGASPRASQYLILAGRARAACMKRFNVSCEDVAALAHLVLRHRMIRSFQADAEGKKTDDIIDQLLKDVPR
- a CDS encoding BatA domain-containing protein is translated as MNFTFLNPWFWLGAVALAAPIWLHLRRRQEKNVHRFAALRFLDDQPEPRQSPLRLRNIILFLLRALALLAIVAGFAWPYLPENNQVIIQESRVYVLDNTLSYQAGDGFAKGKERILKELAAAGSEVQVAVVELTSQPRVLVAFGDDRASARSAVLAIVPSHQRGTYLAAFRQAGALLGNSLGHRKRIIFLGDHQDNQWSESVNTPPFLNQVEIEMDKPALETRPNLSLGEPKLQRVFLGEKSLVNFSVRLGHVGEAKTANVVIRTNGQVLGRQPVSLENQPENVLLQAQWESGVHDWLRGEVSVEGEPDALAGDNQVFFALPPLREGQVAVLAQSRYLRLALSPEVMRGQWAARILEPAKLAEELAANRDAEVLCIESGYLPNAEARKLMWRYLTNRRGVVLILNRLSPTIVAALRELGFETESAAVDAKRGESFQFVAPNHPIFHPFFAPDFGNLLEVRFTKYYRLKTSEAVPLAYSDKGSALFFQGTRTPGRLYVTAFGLDREHTSWPAHPTFIPFLDLLLQSARAEDGTPSELEPGGAVLVRVPPHSQARHAVLHDGGKELSRVPVVDGAVQLRMPDQPGNVSLSWDNPGEIERIFSVNPSPKESQLTYVNEPEALATWQLSQGLDKNKSNLAEPKIAASSAAILQQQLWWWLLVAGAGFLALETFLALFKRNPVGAVK
- a CDS encoding vWA domain-containing protein, which encodes MMDSGPMTGIEWACPQAWQTGVPLGLLLLLLSGWSHWRQGVKPWRMAMLLSLRGLALATLVLLLARPTLVTREKPVTANRNVMLLMDRSESMGLEEGDSTRYRQATAFLRERLLPALREANLPVQAFLFAEDAQLADGRQLAAAKPTGRRTNLGGAIAHALASQAQPPLAVIALTDGLANESADNARALSALMEAHAPFIGVGFGSDQGATTLQLRHVDAPPTVAVKTAFTLSAQLEGVNLGETPAFDLLLLRDGQLLQKRSIQAGKGSRIWMEQFRVSEDEAGLHHYTVQMMPPGTPGLKCPAATQSAIVQVREEKEVRVLYIQGALTWDYKYINLALRNDPAIKLTGLTRTSKQSVFRQNVESASELIHGFPTTIEELSPFRVIVLSSLRASDLTPAQQDILVRFCGELGGGLLMIGGAGTFDGSWQNSRLERVMPVVFARHADAPITIERAFRLDLTEEALQHPVFQISDGGKNREIWSQLPAFNEYARVDAAKPGARVWALHQSDQGPNGRRILMAAQRYGAGSSAVLCLQNFWRWRLARDAEPANYDRFWRQFFRFLSDAGRQEVTVYLADQELRPQMDVQVVLERQPNPKILTEPKTKYLVRVEDGQKKLLREETVELETGRPHELKFRAEKPGAYSVAVLDSQKNPLCSRTVEIRDVNVELQNTARNMETLRQWASVSGGLAVKVEDCSKAGDLARDIRDKIESTHRIHETRRPVGINAWMLTLVLFGLGGEWLLRKQWGMI
- a CDS encoding DUF58 domain-containing protein is translated as MPANLVKPLMESFDPKALAALEGLDFKARYVVEGFLSGLHDSPFHGFSVEFSDYRDYQPGDDLRHLDWRLFARNDRLCIKRYMQETNVRFYLLCDSSASMTYRGAGAWGSKLDCARTLAAAMTWFMLRQNDAAGMISLSGNREVPEFVRPSQRPSQLGLILQQLDALQASGGHCLGRLLEHAIRLVHRRSVILLFSDLLEPSEEVAQGLKHLRFHGNEIIVFQVLDRDELEFPFTEPKLFEDLESGVRRAVSPAKARDKYLERFGAFMEAHRQLFRSQEISHCVVRADENPWRALALFLSERKRLL